Part of the Niallia alba genome is shown below.
CAACAATTTACTGTAGCTGCTACTACTAGATTTGGATCTGGATGGGCGTGGCTAGTTGTTGACCAAGAAGGCAATTTAAAAGTAACAAGCACACCAAATCAAGATAATCCAATTATGGATGGAGAACGTGCTATCTTAGGATTAGATGTATGGGAGCATGCCTACTATTTAAATTACCAAAACAGAAGACCTGAATACATTTCCAATTTCTTCTCTATCATTAATTGGAGTATAGTTGCTGATAAATTTGCAAATAATTAATAAGTTTGTTGAAGATAAAGTGTTTCATGCTTATCTTTAAGCTTGGAGGATAATATGAAGCTTGTAGGGATTTCCGGCTCGTTAATTGGTTCGAAAACTGCCAAGGCAGTAAATGAAGTTTTAGTTGCTGCAAAATCGCTTGATCCAGCGATTCAAGTGGAATTGATCGATTTAAGAGAGTATGAGATGGAATTTGTTAATGGTGCACCATTAAGCTATTATAATGATGATACAATTAAAATAGTAAACACTATTTTAGGCGCGGATGCTCTAGTTATTGGAACGCCTGTCTATCAAGCTTCCATTACAGGTGTTTTAAAAAATCTCTTTGATCATCTTCCAGTTGATGCGTTCAAATCAAAAGTAACGGGGATGGTTATCACAGGTGGGACAGATAAACATTTTCTTGTGATGGAATATCAATTAAAGCCAATACTGACGTATTTTAAAGGATTAGTTACCGTACAAAATGTATTTGTGCACAATGACTATTTTGATGATGAGAACGAAATTACAGATTTAGATGCTAAAAAGCGAATGGCTAAATTAGCTGAGGAAATTATTTATTTAAAACGCTAGACTTAAATAAAGCCTCTCCCTTACTTAAAGGGTGGAGGCTTTTTCTTTGCGCCGATATTCATAGGGCGTGTAGTTTGTTTCTTTTTTAAAAAGTTTAGTAAAGTAGGAGTAATTCCCGTAACCAACTTTATCGGAGATAATATGTACTGGTAATGTAGTTTGAATGAGTAAATCCTTAGCGATATCTACTCTTTTTTTGATGATATAGTTTACAAGCGAGAGTCCTTTTTCTTTCTTGAAAATTCTCGCAATATAATCTGGGCTTAAATACACAATTTTTGCAATGCTATCTCTTGTAATATTTTCTTGATAATGTTCATCAATATAATCACAAATTGTATTCACAACAGATTTTTGAGAATAAATGAAATCTAAATAATGAAGCGAGACATCTATTAAGTAGGTAATATAAATCATCATATCATCGATTGAACGTAATGATTGCGTTTGTAATAAGTTATTTGTATTTCCATCAAACAACTTATGAGCAAGCACCTCCTTCTTTTTTAAGTAGGTAAACAATAATTGAGTGATGTCTAAACGGAAATTGCATAAAACACTGAGGTTAAGATTATTTTTTTCTTTTAATTGAACTAAATATTGTCTGCATTTGTTTAGAAAACTTTGTTTATTACCGTTTTGAAGATACTTTTCTAGAATGGCTAAATTAGGTTCTCCATATTTATATGTTTTCTTTTCATAAGATAGAAAGTAATGAACCGTGTTTCTAAAATCAATCGTATCTTCGCTTTTTTGCTGCAGTTGTTTTACTGCTGTATGAATTTTAACTAAAGTGGTTGAATACCCAATACTAAATTGGGTATCTATTAACAAATCATGCTTAAGTGTCTGGATTAAGTTCTCGCATAATGGAACTAATGGTGGATACTCTAAATGCACCCCGTTATTTCTTAAAAGAAGGACATACTTTTCTTTATTAATATCTAATCCGACTACGCTTTCTAAAGTAAAGGTAGTATCTTTAAAGGTGGAATTTAAATGGGCGATCAATTTGGAGACCAGTTTTTCGTCTATTTCTAAAATAGCAGGGCTATTTTCTTTAAACGAAATATTATATGGAAATATATTTAATAGAATAGGCAAAAAGCTGTCATCTATGGAATAATTCAAATGATTTTTTAATAATTGTTCTTCAAGTTCTGCTTTAAGCCATTCTTGATTTCTTATATAGGAACTCCAAAAATGATCCACTAGTTTTTGTTTATTTTGCTGCCAATACTGACCTACTTGGATAGCTTTTTCACTTTGCTGAGTAATTTTCACCTTTTTAATCGCTTTCAAAATACTAAACTCTAATTTATCGATTTCAATCGGTTTTAAATAGTATTCAAAGCTTTGGAGCTCAATGGCTTTTTGAGCATAATGAAAATCAGCAAAGTTTGTTAAAAAAATCGTTTGGATCGTATACCCTTCTTGACGGGCCCATGCTAATAATTCAAGACCGCTACCGTATGGCATTTCTATATCTGAAATTAGCAAGTGAATACTTTGTTTAATAAAAACATTTTTTGCTTGGCGAATATTATGAGCAGTATAAACGTGTTCAATCCCTAAATTTCCCCAATCAACTTTTTCTTTCAATAATTTAACAACAAATCGATCATCATCTACTATTAAGACATTCATTGATTATTCCTCCATTAATTGTGTTGGGATAACTAATTCAACAATAGCTCCATCATTCATTCCGTTTGAAAAGGAGATGGAAAAACTGTTTCCATAAAGCATTTGAAGCCTTTGGATGGCATTATTTATTCCGATTTGTTTGCCATTAGCTGCTGATATGGGTAGTTGGTTTTGGAGCTTATCCAAAATATCAGGTGGATAACCAGGACCATTATCTTTTATCGTAATGTTCAATTTTTGCTCGTCTTTTGCAGGGGTAATGCTTAGTGAAATAATTAGTGTCTCCTCATAATTTATATCAGAAAATCC
Proteins encoded:
- a CDS encoding NADPH-dependent FMN reductase yields the protein MKLVGISGSLIGSKTAKAVNEVLVAAKSLDPAIQVELIDLREYEMEFVNGAPLSYYNDDTIKIVNTILGADALVIGTPVYQASITGVLKNLFDHLPVDAFKSKVTGMVITGGTDKHFLVMEYQLKPILTYFKGLVTVQNVFVHNDYFDDENEITDLDAKKRMAKLAEEIIYLKR
- a CDS encoding response regulator transcription factor, producing MNVLIVDDDRFVVKLLKEKVDWGNLGIEHVYTAHNIRQAKNVFIKQSIHLLISDIEMPYGSGLELLAWARQEGYTIQTIFLTNFADFHYAQKAIELQSFEYYLKPIEIDKLEFSILKAIKKVKITQQSEKAIQVGQYWQQNKQKLVDHFWSSYIRNQEWLKAELEEQLLKNHLNYSIDDSFLPILLNIFPYNISFKENSPAILEIDEKLVSKLIAHLNSTFKDTTFTLESVVGLDINKEKYVLLLRNNGVHLEYPPLVPLCENLIQTLKHDLLIDTQFSIGYSTTLVKIHTAVKQLQQKSEDTIDFRNTVHYFLSYEKKTYKYGEPNLAILEKYLQNGNKQSFLNKCRQYLVQLKEKNNLNLSVLCNFRLDITQLLFTYLKKKEVLAHKLFDGNTNNLLQTQSLRSIDDMMIYITYLIDVSLHYLDFIYSQKSVVNTICDYIDEHYQENITRDSIAKIVYLSPDYIARIFKKEKGLSLVNYIIKKRVDIAKDLLIQTTLPVHIISDKVGYGNYSYFTKLFKKETNYTPYEYRRKEKASTL